A section of the Phaseolus vulgaris cultivar G19833 chromosome 8, P. vulgaris v2.0, whole genome shotgun sequence genome encodes:
- the LOC137825086 gene encoding classical arabinogalactan protein 9-like: MDASKRMVSAKAMKAARAAKAGASSAPAAGPNLSLTLPLPRPTTTEAPLGSSSPPPHSPQPLQTPGSPPPIAAVPLVVASSPAPTPLGKGKRVLEILSDDEDSDGVVFFKRRKPARVPVVPTASPQGGNSFRDNPPSATSLPPTMVEEETGEGAESAPPPPLAEVSAAPASVAAAPDLIAIPPPIMHLMRGFNGGSMLEGSDRREGMPFYLGAFLAVALDWRA, translated from the coding sequence ATGGATGCTTCCAAGAGGATGGTCTCggcgaaagcgatgaaggctgctcgtgccgccaaggcaggagCCTCCTCTGCCCCTGCTGCTGGCCCAAACCTCTCATTAACCTTGCCCTTACCACGACCAACCACTACCGAagccccactaggctcatcttcaccgcCCCCACATAGCCCCCAACCACTTCAAACACCCGGCTCTCCTCCGCCCATCGCCGCCGTCCCACTAGTTGTGGCTtcatcaccggctccaaccccccttggcAAGGGAAAAAGGGTTCTGGAGATCCTCtccgatgatgaggactctgatGGTGTGGTGttcttcaagaggaggaaaccTGCGAGGGTTCCCGTTGTACCGACGGcatcgccccagggagggaattccttcagggacaaccctccaagtgctACCTCTCTTCCTCCCACAATGGTCGAAGAGGAAACAGGCGAAGGGGCCGAATCTGCTCCGCCTCCACCACTGGCAGAGGTCTCTGCTGCTCCTGCctccgtcgctgccgccccagACCTTATTGCTatccctcctccaattatgcatctgatgagaGGCTTCAACGGGGGATCAATGCTAGAAGGCTCTGACAGGAGGGAgggaatgcccttctacttgggagccttcttggccGTGGCCCTTGATTGGCGTGCCTAA